The following proteins come from a genomic window of Thiothrix winogradskyi:
- a CDS encoding NAD(P)/FAD-dependent oxidoreductase yields the protein MLRQQGRRDKFKLVFFSPADKPGNRLGEKAVKGLLDEMQKRGIETHLGHKMKGFEADKVKTEGGEFAADLILFMPGMTGNLWFDNTTLPRSAGGLLKANQHCKVEGFDKVYVAGDSGSFPGPDWMPKQAHMADLQAEAAAKNVLAELNGSTADATFKIELMCIVDSNNKGMLVSRTEQKNLMLPNSRVFHWAKRGFEWWYLRQYR from the coding sequence TTGCTGCGTCAACAAGGTCGTCGTGACAAATTCAAACTGGTATTTTTCAGCCCTGCTGACAAACCCGGCAACCGCTTGGGCGAAAAAGCGGTGAAAGGCTTGCTGGATGAAATGCAAAAACGCGGCATTGAAACCCATCTCGGTCACAAAATGAAAGGCTTTGAAGCCGACAAGGTGAAGACAGAGGGCGGCGAATTTGCGGCTGATTTGATTCTGTTTATGCCGGGAATGACGGGCAATCTGTGGTTTGATAACACCACCCTGCCCCGTTCTGCGGGCGGTTTGCTCAAAGCCAACCAACATTGCAAAGTGGAAGGTTTCGACAAGGTGTATGTCGCGGGCGATTCTGGCAGTTTCCCCGGCCCCGACTGGATGCCGAAACAAGCGCACATGGCAGACTTGCAAGCCGAAGCTGCCGCCAAAAACGTGCTGGCAGAACTTAATGGCAGCACTGCGGATGCGACGTTCAAGATTGAATTGATGTGTATCGTCGATTCCAATAACAAGGGAATGCTGGTGTCGCGTACCGAACAAAAGAACCTAATGTTGCCGAACTCCCGCGTGTTCCATTGGGCGAAACGCGGGTTTGAATGGTGGTATTTGCGCCAGTACCGTTAA
- a CDS encoding FAD-dependent oxidoreductase yields MNKITIIGAGFAALSSVRELRKHNKDVAITVIAPRAELHYLPGIIWIPSGIRKREDLIVPLGNFFSRMNVTFHKGNVTGLRDGGRIVETDNGDVANDALIIASGGRFIKKLPGIEHSITPCEGIAAAEQIRDRLNALQGGTIAIGFAGNPNEPSAMRGGPMFEWEPLKTH; encoded by the coding sequence GTGAATAAGATTACGATTATTGGGGCGGGTTTTGCTGCTCTGAGTTCAGTACGTGAATTGCGCAAACATAACAAAGACGTGGCAATCACGGTGATTGCGCCGCGTGCTGAGTTGCACTATTTGCCGGGGATTATCTGGATTCCCAGCGGCATCCGCAAACGCGAAGACTTGATTGTACCCCTTGGCAATTTCTTCAGCCGCATGAATGTGACCTTTCACAAGGGCAATGTCACTGGTTTGCGCGATGGCGGGCGTATTGTCGAAACCGATAACGGCGACGTTGCCAATGATGCGCTAATCATTGCTTCTGGCGGGCGTTTTATCAAAAAACTCCCTGGTATCGAACATTCCATCACACCGTGTGAAGGCATTGCTGCTGCCGAACAAATCCGCGACCGTTTGAATGCCTTGCAAGGCGGCACGATTGCGATTGGTTTTGCAGGCAACCCGAATGAGCCAAGTGCCATGCGTGGTGGACCGATGTTCGAGTGGGAACCTCTAAAAACCCACTGA
- the cysS gene encoding cysteine--tRNA ligase, with amino-acid sequence MLHIYNSLTRQKEVFKPIEPQQVRMYVCGMTVYDYCHLGHARVMVVFDTVYRYLKASGYAVDYVRNITDIDDKIIKRAAENNEPMDALTQRFIDAMHEDEDALNVRRPTSEPRATGNVPEMLAMIQTLLDKGMAYQGKNGDVYYDVSKFDGYGKLSGRKLDELRAGERVAVDEVKDDPLDFVLWKAVKPGEPAWDAPWGQGRPGWHIECSAMSQKLLGDHFDIHGGGSDLQFPHHENEIAQSEGCIGHKHVNYWMHNGFIRVNDEKMSKSLNNFFTIREVLREYKAADIRFFILNSHYRSQLNYGTDQLDAAHASLSRLYTAIRGLPEAFPAAYTDYENRFVAAMDDDFNTPEAIAVLFELASDINRIRKTQSDATAASLGALLQRLGNILGLLQDDPESWFQGSSNADGLDAASIEALIQQRLDARKAKQWAESDRIRDELKAQGVILEDNAGGTTWKRA; translated from the coding sequence ATGTTGCACATTTACAATAGCCTGACCCGCCAGAAAGAAGTCTTCAAACCCATCGAACCACAGCAAGTACGTATGTACGTGTGCGGCATGACGGTGTATGACTATTGTCACCTCGGTCATGCACGGGTCATGGTAGTGTTCGACACGGTATACCGCTACCTCAAAGCTAGTGGTTACGCGGTTGATTATGTGCGCAATATTACCGACATTGATGACAAGATCATCAAACGTGCCGCTGAAAATAATGAGCCAATGGATGCGTTGACCCAACGTTTCATCGACGCGATGCACGAAGACGAAGACGCGCTCAATGTACGCCGCCCCACTTCAGAACCGCGAGCCACCGGCAATGTCCCCGAAATGCTGGCAATGATTCAAACCTTGCTCGACAAAGGCATGGCGTATCAAGGCAAAAACGGTGACGTGTATTACGATGTCTCCAAATTTGACGGCTACGGCAAACTTTCCGGGCGCAAGCTGGACGAATTACGTGCAGGCGAACGGGTCGCGGTCGACGAGGTAAAGGACGATCCGCTCGATTTCGTGCTGTGGAAAGCCGTGAAACCCGGCGAACCGGCATGGGATGCACCGTGGGGACAAGGTCGCCCTGGCTGGCACATCGAATGTTCTGCCATGTCGCAGAAATTGCTGGGGGATCATTTCGACATTCACGGCGGCGGCAGCGATTTGCAATTCCCGCACCATGAAAATGAGATTGCGCAAAGCGAAGGCTGTATCGGTCACAAACACGTCAATTACTGGATGCATAACGGCTTTATCCGCGTCAATGATGAAAAAATGTCTAAGTCATTGAACAATTTTTTCACCATCCGCGAAGTGTTGCGCGAATACAAAGCGGCGGATATTCGCTTTTTCATCCTCAACAGCCATTACCGCAGCCAGTTGAATTACGGCACGGATCAGTTAGATGCGGCACACGCCTCGCTGTCACGTTTGTATACCGCGATTCGTGGTTTGCCGGAAGCGTTTCCGGCGGCATATACCGACTACGAAAATCGCTTCGTCGCGGCAATGGATGACGATTTCAATACCCCAGAAGCCATTGCGGTGTTGTTTGAATTAGCCAGCGATATTAACCGCATTCGCAAAACCCAAAGTGATGCGACTGCCGCCAGTTTGGGAGCCTTATTGCAACGGCTGGGTAATATTCTCGGTTTATTACAAGATGACCCTGAAAGCTGGTTCCAAGGTAGCAGCAATGCTGACGGTTTGGACGCTGCCAGCATCGAAGCCCTCATTCAACAACGCTTGGATGCCCGCAAAGCCAAACAATGGGCGGAATCTGACCGTATCCGTGACGAACTCAAAGCCCAAGGCGTGATTCTGGAAGATAACGCAGGCGGCACTACTTGGAAACGAGCATAA
- a CDS encoding OsmC family protein, with the protein MDAQPKDPHTVIVSLRDTEGTYTCDINAGKHQMVADEPVPLGGDDLGAAPYQYLKAALGACTAMTIRMYAERKKWPVENVIVTLRHSRDANKQSVFVRDIQLVGELTDDQRERLLDIADRCPVHKTLSNGVSILTKLID; encoded by the coding sequence ATGGACGCACAACCTAAAGACCCCCATACCGTCATTGTTAGCTTACGTGACACCGAAGGTACTTACACCTGTGACATTAATGCAGGCAAGCACCAAATGGTTGCGGACGAACCTGTGCCTCTCGGCGGTGATGACCTTGGTGCAGCGCCCTATCAATACCTCAAAGCCGCGCTTGGTGCTTGCACCGCGATGACTATTCGCATGTATGCCGAACGCAAAAAATGGCCCGTCGAAAACGTTATCGTCACCCTGCGCCACAGCCGCGATGCCAACAAACAAAGCGTGTTTGTGCGCGACATTCAATTGGTGGGGGAGTTAACCGACGACCAGCGCGAACGTTTGCTGGATATTGCTGACCGCTGCCCGGTTCACAAAACCCTGAGCAATGGTGTTAGTATCCTGACTAAATTGATTGATTAA
- a CDS encoding DUF4424 family protein, translated as MNKAMRGMVGLLLCLGGTPLVSANDSTAALGAGGLVFTKTDAIAMEQEDLFISEDKIRVAYVFRNTTKQDINTRVAFPVPAFPEEPDMDIGLDVKSSNPMGFSVQVDGKKKAFDTEIKKHDGTVNMTHHWMQTFPAGKPLRVVHEYRPATGGEAMLWFQDEERAAKISKYCIEPDFEKWLDKTNQPDKGMVLSPRYVDYILTTGANWKGAIGKFRLTVQKAKAEDKISFCGTGVKKVDARTFVLEKTDFTPEEDLAVMFVHQYKLSE; from the coding sequence ATGAATAAAGCAATGCGTGGGATGGTGGGTTTGCTGCTGTGCTTAGGCGGTACGCCGTTAGTGTCGGCCAATGATTCGACGGCAGCGCTGGGTGCAGGTGGTTTGGTTTTCACCAAAACGGATGCGATTGCGATGGAACAGGAAGATTTATTCATCAGCGAAGACAAAATCCGCGTGGCTTATGTGTTTCGCAACACGACGAAGCAAGACATCAACACGCGGGTAGCGTTTCCCGTGCCTGCATTCCCTGAAGAGCCGGATATGGATATTGGGCTGGATGTGAAGTCAAGTAACCCGATGGGTTTTTCCGTGCAGGTGGATGGCAAGAAAAAGGCGTTTGACACCGAGATCAAAAAGCACGATGGCACGGTGAACATGACTCACCATTGGATGCAAACCTTTCCGGCAGGCAAACCGTTGAGGGTAGTACATGAATACCGACCAGCCACGGGGGGCGAGGCGATGCTGTGGTTTCAGGATGAGGAACGCGCCGCAAAAATTAGCAAATATTGCATCGAACCGGATTTTGAGAAGTGGTTGGATAAAACCAATCAGCCGGATAAAGGTATGGTTTTGTCGCCACGTTATGTCGATTATATCCTCACTACCGGGGCAAATTGGAAGGGGGCGATTGGCAAGTTTCGTTTGACGGTGCAAAAGGCAAAAGCAGAAGACAAAATTAGCTTTTGCGGCACGGGTGTGAAGAAAGTCGATGCGCGGACGTTTGTGCTGGAAAAGACAGATTTTACGCCGGAAGAGGATTTGGCGGTGATGTTTGTGCATCAGTACAAATTGAGTGAATAA
- the pta gene encoding phosphate acetyltransferase produces MFHSIYIAGAEPRSGKSIIVLGMMEMLRAMTPKVGFFRPVIPENNGNDPLIHLISKRYGLDMVGSELYGCTEDVARKMVAEGNHDELLKLILAKYRAVQEKMDIVVCAGTDFSGANTALELDFNASLANHFGCLFMPIVKGQGRTAGEIADAVRMLEEHLEAGQHCELLAAFANRVPPAEVDELSALLKNSRFPFYVLPEKSSLERPTVGEIARALHFDCLYGTPQSMNHEVSRYKVAAMQVQDFLGHLENCTLIITPGDRSDIILGSLAADASSNYPLIAGLVLTGGQQPAPQVSKLLEGMNPLRLPILSSPLDTFETALKVNEVEGSILPSDERKIAVALGLMESCVDMHQLRQLIIQNVGQRMTPLMFEYELIQRAKRQRKHIVLPESNDERVLRAAEILSLRDVVKVSLLGVEADVRAKASHLGLKLRDVDIIDPRRSPLRQEFADAYFELRKHKCLAPEFSWDTMADVSYFGTMMVQLGYADGMVSGAAHTTQHTIRPAFEIIKTKPGCSLVSSVFFMCLEDRVLVYGDCAVNPNPNAEQLADIAVTSADTARMFGIEPRTALLSYSSGESGKGDDVEMVRTAVQIAHARRPDLKLDGPIQYDAAVDPDVASSKMPNSEVAGKATVFIFPDLNTGNNTYKAVQRSANAVAIGPVLQGLNKPVNDLSRGCTVTDIVNTVVITAIQAQQQETAA; encoded by the coding sequence GTGTTTCACAGCATCTACATAGCCGGGGCAGAGCCTCGCAGCGGTAAATCCATCATCGTCTTAGGCATGATGGAAATGCTTCGCGCCATGACGCCGAAAGTGGGTTTCTTTCGCCCCGTGATTCCCGAAAACAACGGTAATGACCCGCTGATTCACCTGATTTCCAAGCGTTACGGGCTGGATATGGTTGGCAGCGAACTCTACGGTTGCACCGAAGACGTGGCTCGCAAAATGGTGGCGGAAGGCAATCACGACGAACTGCTCAAGCTAATCCTCGCCAAATACCGCGCTGTACAAGAAAAAATGGACATCGTGGTGTGTGCTGGAACAGATTTTTCCGGGGCAAACACGGCGCTGGAGCTGGATTTCAACGCCAGTCTCGCCAATCACTTCGGCTGTTTGTTTATGCCGATTGTCAAAGGTCAAGGGCGCACGGCGGGGGAAATTGCCGATGCGGTACGCATGTTGGAAGAGCATCTGGAGGCTGGGCAGCATTGCGAATTGCTGGCAGCCTTCGCCAACCGTGTGCCACCGGCTGAAGTGGATGAATTGTCAGCGTTATTGAAAAATTCACGTTTCCCATTCTACGTCCTGCCAGAAAAGAGTTCGCTGGAACGCCCAACCGTGGGTGAAATTGCCCGCGCTTTGCATTTCGATTGCCTTTACGGTACGCCGCAGTCGATGAATCACGAAGTCTCGCGTTACAAAGTGGCGGCGATGCAAGTGCAAGATTTCCTCGGACATCTGGAAAATTGCACGCTGATTATTACTCCCGGCGACCGTTCTGACATTATTCTCGGCAGTTTGGCGGCGGATGCGTCCAGCAATTATCCGCTGATTGCGGGGCTGGTGTTGACGGGTGGTCAACAACCCGCGCCGCAAGTCAGCAAGCTGCTGGAAGGCATGAATCCGTTGCGCTTGCCGATTCTGTCTTCACCGCTGGATACTTTCGAGACAGCCCTCAAAGTGAACGAAGTGGAGGGCAGCATTCTACCCTCTGACGAGCGCAAGATCGCGGTGGCGTTGGGTTTGATGGAATCGTGCGTTGATATGCACCAATTACGCCAATTGATCATCCAGAATGTGGGGCAGCGCATGACCCCGCTAATGTTTGAATACGAACTGATCCAGCGTGCCAAGAGGCAGCGCAAGCACATTGTGTTGCCAGAAAGCAATGACGAGCGGGTGTTACGGGCGGCAGAAATTCTGTCATTGCGTGATGTGGTGAAAGTGAGCTTGCTGGGGGTTGAAGCCGATGTCCGCGCTAAAGCCTCGCATCTGGGGCTGAAATTGCGTGATGTGGATATTATCGACCCACGCCGGTCGCCGTTGCGTCAGGAATTTGCCGATGCTTACTTCGAGCTGCGCAAGCACAAGTGTCTTGCCCCGGAATTCTCGTGGGATACGATGGCGGATGTGAGTTATTTCGGCACGATGATGGTGCAGTTGGGCTATGCCGACGGGATGGTTTCCGGTGCGGCGCATACCACTCAGCACACGATTCGCCCTGCGTTTGAAATCATTAAGACCAAACCGGGTTGTTCATTGGTTTCCAGCGTATTTTTCATGTGTTTGGAAGATCGGGTATTGGTGTATGGCGATTGCGCGGTTAACCCTAATCCGAATGCTGAACAATTGGCGGATATTGCGGTAACGTCTGCTGATACTGCGCGGATGTTTGGGATTGAGCCGCGCACGGCGTTACTGTCGTATTCGTCGGGCGAATCTGGCAAGGGCGATGATGTGGAAATGGTGCGCACGGCGGTGCAGATTGCTCATGCGCGTCGCCCGGATCTGAAACTGGATGGTCCAATCCAATACGATGCGGCGGTTGACCCTGACGTGGCGAGTTCCAAAATGCCGAATAGTGAAGTGGCAGGCAAGGCAACGGTGTTTATTTTCCCCGACCTTAACACTGGCAATAACACCTATAAAGCGGTGCAACGTTCTGCCAATGCTGTGGCGATTGGTCCGGTTTTGCAGGGTTTGAACAAGCCAGTTAACGATCTCAGCCGGGGTTGTACCGTGACGGATATTGTGAATACCGTGGTGATTACCGCGATTCAGGCGCAGCAGCAGGAGACGGCAGCATGA
- a CDS encoding acetate/propionate family kinase: MKILVLNAGSSSLKYQVFDMETQQVLVGGLLDRIGEAGGEIASHQEALARIVQHLQFAGIAQIDAIGHRVVHGGEYFKQPALIDAEVMAAIRAMIPLAPLHNPANLAGIEVSQALFPGVPQVAVFDTAFHQTMPPVAFRYAVPAELYTQHKVRRYGFHGTSHHYVAQQAAAYLQRELADLNLITLHLGNGCSATAIAKGKSVDTSMGMTPMEGLVMGTRCGDIDPALHFYLQRETGLSPDDVESLFNKKSGLKGLCGVGDMREVQALADAGDTDAQLAEAMFAYRVKKYIGAYSAALGQVDAVIFTGGIGEHSARIRAQVCANLQAFGVYPDLAKNATHATGILEFQQETATLKLLVIPTNEELEIARSTAQQLLLRRS; the protein is encoded by the coding sequence ATGAAAATATTGGTGCTGAATGCGGGCAGTTCGTCGCTTAAATACCAAGTGTTCGATATGGAAACCCAGCAAGTGCTGGTCGGCGGCTTGCTGGATCGCATTGGTGAGGCGGGCGGTGAGATTGCCTCACATCAGGAGGCACTGGCGCGGATTGTGCAACATTTGCAATTCGCTGGCATTGCGCAGATTGATGCGATTGGACATCGCGTGGTGCATGGCGGTGAATATTTCAAGCAACCGGCGCTGATTGACGCGGAAGTGATGGCGGCGATTCGGGCAATGATTCCCTTGGCTCCGCTGCATAATCCGGCAAATTTGGCGGGGATTGAGGTGTCACAAGCGCTATTTCCGGGTGTGCCGCAAGTGGCAGTGTTTGATACGGCGTTTCATCAGACCATGCCTCCTGTGGCGTTTCGTTATGCAGTGCCTGCTGAATTGTATACGCAACATAAGGTGCGGCGTTACGGCTTTCATGGCACGTCCCACCATTACGTGGCGCAACAGGCAGCAGCGTATTTGCAACGCGAGTTAGCTGACCTCAACCTGATTACCCTGCATTTGGGGAATGGGTGTAGTGCGACGGCGATTGCTAAAGGCAAAAGCGTTGATACATCAATGGGCATGACCCCGATGGAAGGCTTGGTGATGGGGACGCGCTGCGGTGATATTGACCCGGCACTGCATTTTTACTTGCAACGCGAAACCGGCTTATCACCAGATGATGTAGAAAGCCTGTTCAATAAGAAAAGCGGTTTGAAAGGGCTGTGTGGTGTCGGTGATATGCGCGAAGTGCAGGCATTGGCGGATGCGGGCGATACCGATGCGCAACTGGCTGAGGCGATGTTTGCGTATCGGGTGAAAAAATACATTGGTGCGTACAGTGCGGCATTAGGTCAGGTCGATGCGGTGATTTTCACGGGCGGTATTGGCGAACATTCGGCACGCATTCGGGCGCAAGTGTGTGCCAATTTGCAGGCATTCGGTGTATACCCTGATCTTGCTAAAAATGCGACACACGCGACAGGCATTCTGGAATTTCAGCAGGAAACTGCTACCCTCAAGCTTTTGGTTATTCCAACCAATGAGGAGCTTGAAATTGCCCGTAGCACTGCCCAGCAATTGTTATTACGCCGGTCTTGA